A genomic segment from Chitinophagaceae bacterium encodes:
- a CDS encoding type III pantothenate kinase — MKTEITLCFDFGNSRKKLAVFSNKKIIAERILYTDTSGEIETLLQEFKPQKSILSSVINHNPGIEDTLKEKTHFHKLSVATKLNFTAPVGKPETIGADRLAIAAAAVHFFPKKNNLVIGLGSCITFNFISQQHEFLGGAISPGMQMRFKAMHEFTAMLPLVEEDWNFPLIGYDTRTNLQSGVLHGMASELDGIINRYRDKYRNFNVVLTGGNTAHFASRLKNKIFADPNFLFKGLYALSQYNNNCDI, encoded by the coding sequence ATGAAAACAGAAATAACACTTTGCTTTGACTTTGGCAACTCCAGGAAAAAACTGGCTGTTTTCAGCAATAAGAAAATAATAGCAGAGCGTATTTTGTACACCGATACAAGCGGGGAAATTGAAACCCTGCTTCAGGAATTTAAACCTCAAAAATCTATCTTATCCTCGGTTATCAACCATAACCCCGGCATAGAAGACACATTAAAAGAAAAAACACACTTTCATAAATTATCGGTTGCTACAAAATTAAATTTTACTGCCCCCGTGGGTAAGCCCGAAACTATAGGTGCAGACAGGCTGGCAATTGCAGCTGCAGCAGTACATTTTTTTCCTAAAAAAAACAATTTGGTTATTGGCCTTGGGAGTTGCATTACTTTCAATTTTATAAGCCAGCAGCACGAGTTTTTAGGAGGCGCAATTTCGCCGGGTATGCAAATGCGTTTTAAGGCAATGCATGAATTTACGGCAATGTTGCCTTTGGTGGAAGAAGACTGGAACTTTCCCTTAATAGGTTACGATACCAGGACAAACCTGCAAAGCGGGGTTTTACATGGAATGGCCAGTGAATTAGATGGTATCATTAACAGGTATAGAGATAAATACAGGAACTTTAACGTGGTTTTAACCGGGGGCAATACAGCCCATTTTGCCAGTCGGTTGAAAAACAAGATATTTGCCGACCCAAATTTTTTATTTAAAGGACTGTATGCACTTAGCCAATACAACAACAACTGCGATATTTAA